A stretch of the Luteimonas sp. JM171 genome encodes the following:
- a CDS encoding TatD family hydrolase has translation MAALVDTHCHLDAAEFDPDRDEVVARAREAGVRAQVVPATHADAWPGLRDVCAAGDGLHPAYGLHPTFLEHHRPGHLEELGDWIERERPVAVGECGLDYWVDGLDREQQQHYFDGQLRLAREHDLPLVVHARRAVDAVIASIRKVGGLRGVLHSFSGSRQQAEQLWDLGFMLGIGGPVTYERARRLRRLVADMPLEHLLLETDAPDQPDAGNRGGRNEPALVVRVLDTIAGLRGQDRGEIAAATTDNARRLFNLPAPG, from the coding sequence ATGGCCGCGCTGGTCGATACCCACTGCCACCTGGACGCAGCCGAGTTCGACCCGGATCGCGATGAGGTGGTGGCGCGCGCCCGCGAGGCCGGGGTGCGTGCGCAGGTGGTGCCCGCCACCCACGCGGACGCGTGGCCGGGGCTGCGCGATGTGTGCGCGGCCGGCGACGGGCTGCATCCGGCCTACGGCCTGCATCCCACGTTCCTCGAACACCATCGGCCCGGGCACCTCGAGGAACTCGGGGACTGGATCGAGCGCGAACGCCCGGTGGCCGTTGGCGAGTGCGGCCTGGACTACTGGGTCGACGGACTGGATCGGGAACAGCAGCAGCACTACTTCGACGGGCAGCTCAGGCTCGCCCGCGAGCACGACCTGCCGCTGGTGGTGCACGCGCGGCGGGCGGTGGACGCGGTGATCGCCTCGATCCGGAAAGTGGGCGGGCTGCGCGGCGTGTTGCACAGCTTCTCCGGCAGCCGGCAACAGGCTGAACAGCTTTGGGACCTGGGATTCATGCTCGGCATCGGCGGCCCGGTGACCTACGAGCGCGCGCGACGGCTGCGCCGGCTGGTGGCCGACATGCCGCTGGAACACCTGCTACTGGAAACCGACGCCCCCGACCAGCCCGACGCCGGCAACCGGGGCGGACGCAACGAGCCTGCGCTCGTGGTCCGGGTGCTGGACACCATTGCCGGGCTGCGCGGCCAGGACCGGGGCGAGATCGCCGCGGCCACCACGGACAACGCGCGCCGGCTCTTCAACCTGCCTGCGCCCGGCTAG
- a CDS encoding DUF6116 family protein: MRHLLMGPLLAWLGRLSYPRLFMVTAGLFLLTLVVPDPLPLVDELLLGLGTLLLAGRKRNAPSPPGGGRPPIDGQARRER, encoded by the coding sequence ATGCGACATCTCCTGATGGGCCCGCTGCTGGCCTGGCTCGGGCGGCTCAGCTATCCGCGGCTCTTCATGGTCACCGCGGGGCTGTTTTTGCTCACGCTGGTGGTGCCGGACCCGCTGCCGCTGGTGGACGAGCTGCTGCTTGGCCTGGGCACGCTGCTGCTCGCCGGCCGCAAACGGAACGCGCCTTCCCCTCCCGGCGGCGGCCGGCCGCCGATTGACGGCCAGGCCAGGCGCGAGCGCTGA
- a CDS encoding glycine zipper 2TM domain-containing protein, whose translation MKNNTLAIALASLLVGGVAVAAFQNNTRDEVRPLGQDADVAADVATDADAIPVPGRVEYADVIDVQEITEAQDFYAQVLGVEPVSETTTTSTPRQVCEDVAVQYQAPTRDPNRIAGTTIGAVVGGALGNQIGGGDGRKLATVGGAVGGAFAGRAIQGRQQANNVQTVMERECRTVQDTSQSSRVVAYNVTYRNPDGSTGTMRTGSEPGERIKLGTEQVPVAWDVSYVYEGDERTVRMQQQPGQRLPVIDGQVVVQTAAVDGEADFQ comes from the coding sequence ATGAAGAACAACACCCTTGCTATCGCATTGGCGTCCCTGCTGGTTGGCGGCGTTGCCGTGGCCGCGTTCCAGAACAACACCCGCGACGAAGTGCGTCCGCTTGGCCAGGACGCCGATGTTGCCGCGGATGTCGCGACGGACGCCGATGCGATCCCGGTCCCCGGCCGGGTCGAGTACGCGGACGTCATCGACGTCCAGGAGATCACCGAGGCCCAGGACTTCTACGCCCAGGTCCTTGGCGTGGAACCGGTGAGCGAGACCACCACCACGTCCACGCCGCGCCAGGTGTGCGAGGACGTGGCGGTGCAGTACCAGGCGCCGACCCGCGATCCCAACCGCATTGCCGGGACCACCATTGGCGCGGTGGTCGGGGGCGCCCTGGGCAACCAGATTGGCGGCGGCGATGGCCGCAAGCTGGCGACGGTGGGCGGCGCCGTGGGCGGCGCGTTCGCCGGCCGGGCGATCCAGGGCCGCCAGCAGGCCAACAACGTGCAGACGGTGATGGAGCGTGAGTGCCGCACCGTGCAGGACACCTCGCAGAGCTCGCGCGTGGTGGCCTACAACGTCACCTACCGCAATCCGGATGGCAGCACCGGCACCATGCGTACCGGCAGCGAGCCGGGCGAGCGGATCAAGCTGGGCACCGAGCAGGTGCCGGTGGCCTGGGACGTGTCCTACGTGTACGAAGGCGACGAGCGCACCGTGCGCATGCAGCAGCAGCCGGGCCAGCGCCTGCCGGTGATCGACGGTCAGGTGGTCGTGCAGACGGCCGCGGTGGACGGCGAGGCAGACTTCCAGTAA
- a CDS encoding acyl-CoA dehydrogenase family protein yields the protein MALDPLDLYDVRSLLSDEERAVQDTVARFTNEKVLPIIGECFDEGRFPAELIPEIAGLGLLGATLPAEYGGSELNYVSYGLICQELERGDSGLRSFASVQSSLCMYPIFAYGTEEQKKRWLPDMAAGKVIGCFGLTEPHGGSDPANMKTHARRDGDDWVINGSKMWITNGNLADIAIVWAQTDDGIQGFVVEKDFAGYKAQEVKHKMSLRASVTSALFFDNVRVPEANRLPNVKGLRGPLGCLTQARYGITWGPIGAAIACLDEALEYSKERILFGRPVAATQSAQIKMADWARRITTAQLLSLQLGRLHDAGKMQPTQVSVAKWNNCRMAIDVAREARDLLGGAGITTEHSPIRHALNLESVITYEGTETVHQLVVGRELTGINAFAG from the coding sequence ATGGCCCTTGATCCCCTCGACCTCTACGACGTCCGTTCCCTTCTCAGTGATGAAGAGCGCGCGGTGCAGGACACCGTTGCCCGCTTCACCAATGAAAAGGTGCTGCCGATCATCGGCGAGTGCTTCGACGAGGGCCGCTTCCCGGCCGAGCTGATCCCCGAGATCGCCGGCCTGGGCCTGCTGGGCGCGACGCTGCCGGCCGAATACGGCGGGTCGGAACTCAACTACGTCAGCTACGGCCTGATCTGCCAGGAGCTCGAGCGCGGCGATTCCGGCCTGCGCAGCTTCGCCAGCGTGCAGTCCTCGCTGTGCATGTACCCGATCTTCGCCTACGGCACCGAGGAGCAGAAGAAGCGCTGGCTGCCCGACATGGCCGCCGGCAAGGTCATCGGCTGCTTCGGCCTGACCGAGCCGCACGGCGGCTCCGATCCGGCCAACATGAAGACCCACGCCAGGCGGGACGGCGACGATTGGGTGATCAACGGCTCCAAGATGTGGATCACCAACGGCAACCTGGCCGACATCGCGATCGTCTGGGCGCAGACCGACGACGGCATCCAGGGCTTCGTGGTGGAGAAGGACTTCGCCGGCTACAAGGCGCAGGAGGTCAAGCACAAGATGAGCCTGCGCGCGTCGGTCACCAGCGCACTGTTCTTCGACAACGTGCGGGTACCCGAGGCCAACCGCCTTCCCAACGTGAAGGGCCTGCGCGGCCCGCTCGGCTGCCTGACCCAGGCCCGCTACGGGATCACCTGGGGTCCGATCGGCGCGGCGATCGCCTGCCTGGACGAGGCGCTGGAGTACTCGAAGGAACGCATCCTGTTCGGGCGGCCGGTGGCGGCGACCCAGAGCGCGCAGATCAAGATGGCCGACTGGGCCCGCCGCATCACCACCGCGCAGCTGCTCAGCCTGCAGCTGGGCCGCCTGCACGACGCGGGGAAGATGCAGCCCACCCAGGTGAGCGTGGCCAAGTGGAACAACTGCCGCATGGCCATCGACGTGGCCCGCGAGGCCCGCGACCTGCTCGGCGGCGCCGGCATCACCACCGAGCATTCGCCGATCCGCCACGCGCTGAACCTGGAGTCGGTGATCACCTATGAAGGCACCGAAACCGTGCACCAGCTGGTGGTCGGGCGCGAGCTGACCGGCATCAACGCGTTCGCAGGCTGA